A window of the Hordeum vulgare subsp. vulgare chromosome 5H, MorexV3_pseudomolecules_assembly, whole genome shotgun sequence genome harbors these coding sequences:
- the LOC123452717 gene encoding guanylate-binding protein 4-like isoform X2, with product MGRRWGPGICAVALLCLAAAAAAGDPDPDELDRAFPIVEPDYGHTKLRLSEQGLEAIRRIENPIAIVGVIGPYRSGKSFLLNQLLSLSCDKGFGVGHMRDTKTKGIWIWGKPVEMDVDGTKVSVLYLDTEGFESVGKSNVYDDRIFALATVLSSVLIYNLPETVREADISRLSFAVEIAEEFYGRVKGEEIAFEPAKLLWLIQRDFLQGKSVQQMVNEALQRVPNANGNKYIDEVNQIRDSLAVMGNNSTAFSLPQPHLQRTKLCDMEDKELEPLYVTRREQLKQVVGSIIKPKFVQGKTLNGKEFVSFLQQILEALNKGEIPSTGSLVEIFNKAILERCLKVYKEKLEGLGLPVPVEKLQQIHEVANDEAKMLFDKQHFGKHHAVQSVLKLEDEIKKGVPCRCTKASF from the exons ATGGGCCGCCGGTGGGGCCCGGGGATCTGCGCGGTGGCGCTGCtctgcctcgccgccgccgccgccgcgggagATCCCGATCCCGACGAGCTCGACCGCGC GTTTCCGATCGTGGAGCCAGATTATGGCCACACTAAACTCCGTCTGTCAGAACAAGGTCTTGAGGCCATTCGAAGGATCGAAAATCCTATCGCTATTGTTGGT GTCATCGGTCCATATCGATCTGGAAAGTCGTTTCTTTTGAACCAACTTCTCTCCTTATCATGTGATAAAG GTTTTGGAGTTGGTCATATGCGGGATACTAAAACTAAAG gtatatggatttggggtaaacCTGTTGAGATGGATGTTGATGGCACCAAAGTATCTGTCCTTTATCTTGACACAGAAGGATTTGAGAGTGTTGGGAAGTCCAATGTATACGACGATAG GATATTTGCTTTGGCGACAGTCTTAAGTTCTGTgcttatctataaccttcctgagacg GTGCGTGAAGCTGATATATCGAGGCTCTCATTTGCTGTTGAAATAGCTGAAGAGTTCTATGGAAG AGTGAAG GGGGAAGAGATTGCTTTTGAGCCAGCAAAGCTTCTCTGGCTTATCCAGAGGGACTTCCTGC AAGGAAAATCAGTTCAACAAATGGTCAATGAAGCCCTCCAACGGGTGCCTAATGCTAATG GGAACAAATATATTGATGAG GTCAATCAAATCAGAGATTCGTTGGCGGTTATGGGCAACAACAGCACTGCTTTTAGCTTGCCCCAG CCTCATCTACAAAGAACAAAGCTATGTGACATGGAGGACAAAGAGCTTGAGCCGTTATACGTAACAAGGCGAGAGCAATTGAAGCAGGTTGTTGGATCCATAATTAAACCTAAATTTGTGCAGGGAAAAACTCTGAATGGAAAGGAATTTGTGTCCTTTCTGCAGCAG ATACTTGAAGCTTTGAATAAAGGAGAGATTCCATCAACAGGatctcttgttgaaattttcaacAAGGCTATTCTTGAACGCTGTCTGAAGGTGTATAAGGAAAAACTGGAGGGCTTAGGTCTACCTGTACCGGTGGAGAAACTGCAGCAAATTCATGAGGTGGCAAATGATGAAGCCAAAATGCTCTTTGATAAACAGCACTTTGGTAAGCATCATGCTGTACAGTCAGTCCTCAAGCTTGAAGATGAGATTAAAAAG GGTGTACCTTGTAGGTGTACAAAAGCTTCCTTCTAG
- the LOC123452717 gene encoding guanylate-binding protein 4-like isoform X1, giving the protein MGRRWGPGICAVALLCLAAAAAAGDPDPDELDRAFPIVEPDYGHTKLRLSEQGLEAIRRIENPIAIVGVIGPYRSGKSFLLNQLLSLSCDKGFGVGHMRDTKTKGIWIWGKPVEMDVDGTKVSVLYLDTEGFESVGKSNVYDDRIFALATVLSSVLIYNLPETVREADISRLSFAVEIAEEFYGRVKGEEIAFEPAKLLWLIQRDFLQGKSVQQMVNEALQRVPNANGNKYIDEVNQIRDSLAVMGNNSTAFSLPQPHLQRTKLCDMEDKELEPLYVTRREQLKQVVGSIIKPKFVQGKTLNGKEFVSFLQQILEALNKGEIPSTGSLVEIFNKAILERCLKVYKEKLEGLGLPVPVEKLQQIHEVANDEAKMLFDKQHFGKHHAVQSVLKLEDEIKKVYKSFLLANEYQSSKLCEARFSECEDQMDHLQVLKLPSMAKFNAGFFYCNRTFVTECVGPARERYEHRMSKMLLKSRALFIKEYNNKLFNWLVTFALVMVVLGRFVIKFFLLEIAAWVMFIFLETYTRMFWSAESLYYNPAWHIIVSSWETIVYSPLLDLDRWAIPISLLLLFWLFYWRCFARRKRGSRSLLPLHKNSHKNSNRPRSD; this is encoded by the exons ATGGGCCGCCGGTGGGGCCCGGGGATCTGCGCGGTGGCGCTGCtctgcctcgccgccgccgccgccgcgggagATCCCGATCCCGACGAGCTCGACCGCGC GTTTCCGATCGTGGAGCCAGATTATGGCCACACTAAACTCCGTCTGTCAGAACAAGGTCTTGAGGCCATTCGAAGGATCGAAAATCCTATCGCTATTGTTGGT GTCATCGGTCCATATCGATCTGGAAAGTCGTTTCTTTTGAACCAACTTCTCTCCTTATCATGTGATAAAG GTTTTGGAGTTGGTCATATGCGGGATACTAAAACTAAAG gtatatggatttggggtaaacCTGTTGAGATGGATGTTGATGGCACCAAAGTATCTGTCCTTTATCTTGACACAGAAGGATTTGAGAGTGTTGGGAAGTCCAATGTATACGACGATAG GATATTTGCTTTGGCGACAGTCTTAAGTTCTGTgcttatctataaccttcctgagacg GTGCGTGAAGCTGATATATCGAGGCTCTCATTTGCTGTTGAAATAGCTGAAGAGTTCTATGGAAG AGTGAAG GGGGAAGAGATTGCTTTTGAGCCAGCAAAGCTTCTCTGGCTTATCCAGAGGGACTTCCTGC AAGGAAAATCAGTTCAACAAATGGTCAATGAAGCCCTCCAACGGGTGCCTAATGCTAATG GGAACAAATATATTGATGAG GTCAATCAAATCAGAGATTCGTTGGCGGTTATGGGCAACAACAGCACTGCTTTTAGCTTGCCCCAG CCTCATCTACAAAGAACAAAGCTATGTGACATGGAGGACAAAGAGCTTGAGCCGTTATACGTAACAAGGCGAGAGCAATTGAAGCAGGTTGTTGGATCCATAATTAAACCTAAATTTGTGCAGGGAAAAACTCTGAATGGAAAGGAATTTGTGTCCTTTCTGCAGCAG ATACTTGAAGCTTTGAATAAAGGAGAGATTCCATCAACAGGatctcttgttgaaattttcaacAAGGCTATTCTTGAACGCTGTCTGAAGGTGTATAAGGAAAAACTGGAGGGCTTAGGTCTACCTGTACCGGTGGAGAAACTGCAGCAAATTCATGAGGTGGCAAATGATGAAGCCAAAATGCTCTTTGATAAACAGCACTTTGGTAAGCATCATGCTGTACAGTCAGTCCTCAAGCTTGAAGATGAGATTAAAAAG GTGTACAAAAGCTTCCTTCTAGCTAATGAGTATCAATCATCCAAGCTTTGCGAAGCACGTTTCTCGGAATGTGAAGATCAAATGGATCACCTTCAAGTCTTGAAACTTCCTTCCATGGCAAAGTTCAATGCAGGTTTTTTTTACTGCAATCGGACGTTTGTAACAGAATGCGTGGGGCCTGCAAGGGAAAGATACGAGCATAGGATGTCAAAG ATGCTCCTCAAATCTCGTGCTCTTTTCATCAAGGAGTACAATAACAAACTCTTCAATTGGTTGGTGACCTTCGCTCTGGTCATGGTCGTGCTTGGGCGCTTTGTCATCAAGTTCTTTTTACTTGAAATTGCTGCTTGGGTGATGTTCATCTTCCTAGAAACTTATACGAGAATGTTCTGGTCAGCGGAATCGTTGTACTATAATCCAGCCTGGCACATCATCGTTTCTTCCTGGGAAACCATCGTGTACAGTCCACTTCTCGATCTGGACAG ATGGGCGATCCCCATATCgctattgctattgttttggctttTTTACTGGCGTTGCTTTGCTAGAAGGAAACGTGGCAGCCGCTCGCTGCTGCCACTGCACAAGAACTCTCACAAGAACTCCAATCGCCCAAGATCAGACTGA
- the LOC123452718 gene encoding bZIP transcription factor RISBZ2-like: protein MERVFSVEEIPDPFWGQPSPRPAAGAPAAGGAGAMNRCPSEWYFQKFLEEAVLDSPAADPSPMSGASGAEVKRPAASAVAVAGTATGAAVDPVEYNAMLKQKLEKDLAAVAMWRASGAMPPERFAASPSLPNADVQHIGTINPIGGNVVPLQNKLAGGASGVSGPHLVQNADALVKQAASSSSREQSEDDDMEGEDEITGNGVPTDQRLRRRKQSNRESARRSRSRKAAHLNELEAQVSQLRVENSSLLRRLADVNQKYNGAAVDNRVLKADVETLRAKVKMAEDSVKRVTGMSALFPAGSDMSSLSMPFTGSPSEATSDAAVPDDLSAYFSTSEAGGNNGYMPEMASSAQEDDNFLNETMDTSKMGRPDSLHRVASLEHLQKRMCGGPASSGSTS, encoded by the exons ATGGAGCGCGTCTTCTCGGTCGAGGAGATCCCCGACCCGTTCTGGGGCCAGCCGTCGCCGCGGCCGGCGGCGGGGGCGCCGGCCGCCGGAGGGGCCGGCGCCATGAACCGGTGCCCGTCCGAGTGGTACTTCCAGAAgttcctcgaggaggccgtgctcGACAGCCCCGCCGCCGACCCTAGCCCGATGTCCGGTGCTAGCGGAGCGGAGGTCAAGCGGCCTGCCGCTtccgcggtggcggtggcggggaCGGCGACGGGCGCGGCGGTGGACCCGGTGGAGTACAACGCCATGCTCAAGCAGAAGCTCGAGAAGgacctcgccgccgtcgccatgtgGAGG GCCTCTGGTGCCATGCCTCCAGAACGTTTTGCAGCTAGTCCGTCATTGCCAAATGCAGATGTTCAGCATATAGGCACTATTAATCCCATAGGAG GTAATGTGGTTCCACTTCAAAACAAGCTAGCTGGTGGCGCAAGCGGGGTGTCGGGTCCACATCTGGTACAAAATGCTGATGCCCTTGTAAAGCAAGCCGCTAGCTCTTCTTCGCGGGAGCAGTCAGAAGATGATGATATGGAAGGAGAAGATGAGATCACTGGGAATGGGGTCCCTACTGATCAAAGACTGCGGAGGAG GAAGCAATCCAATCGGGAATCGGCCAGGCGTTCAAGAAGCAGAAAGGCAGCTCACCTGAATGAACTCGAAGCACAG GTATCACAGTTAAGAGTTGAAAACTCCTCGCTGTTAAGGCGGCTTGCTGATGTTAATCAGAAATACAATGGTGCTGCTGTTGACAATAGGGTGTTAAAGGCGGATGTTGAAACCTTAAGAGCAAAG GTGAAGATGGCCGAGGACTCGGTGAAGCGGGTGACAGGCATGAGCGCTCTGTTCCCTGCAGGGTCCGACATGTCATCTCTCAGCATGCCCTTCACTGGCTCTCCATCAGAAGCCACCTCCGACGCTGCCGTCCCGGACGACCTGAGCGCTTACTTCTCCACAAGCGAGGCTGGTGGTAACAACGGATACATGCCCGAGATGGCTTCCTCGGCTCAAGAGGATGACAACTTCCTCAACGAGACCATGGATACCAGCAAGATGGGCAGACCCGACTCGCTGCATCGTGTGGCGAGCCTGGAGCACCTCCAGAAGAGGATGTGCGGCGGGCCAGCTTCGTCCGGATCGACCTCGTAG